The segment ACAACAACCTTTCCCTCAACAGGAACCCTTCCAGCAACAACAACCTTTCCCTCAACAGGAACCCTTCCAGCAACAACCCTTCCAACAACCAACACCTTTAGTGCCGGAGCAGCAGCTTCCATTGATTCCTGAACAAACACCTCAAACCAACCTTCCCCAGTTTGACCAACCAAGTGTTCAACCATCACCACCAACTCAGGATGCCTTACCACAGTTTGATTAAAAGAACCGCCACTAAAGGATTTTAAAAAATAAAAAGGATTAGATAAAAAAGTTTCTTATTAACCCATAGATTTTGGGAGGTTCGATTTGGATGAAAATGAAATTGTGGTTATTGATGTTATTAGTTTTTTTCTTTACAGTTTTTTCTTTTTATGTGCTCGCTTCGGAAAAATGGATTCAAATAGGAACTATCCCCCTTAACGGAAGAGTAAATTTTAAGGCTATTGAGCTGAATGGAAAAATATATCTTCTTGGTGGGGTATCTTCAGAAAAGGGTACCACCAATTTAGTAGATGTTTACAATCCAAAAAATAATGCTTGGATGCCAGTAAATCCAATGAAAGAAAAGAAAACCAACTTTGCTGCTTCGGCCTATCAAGGGAAAATATATGTCATCGGGGGATACCGAGAAGATGGTCGGTTTTTTATGAATACCGTTGAAATATACAATCCTGAAAACAATACTTGGAGCAAAGGGAAACCGCTCCCTTCCCGAAGAGGATGGATGGAGAGCGCTGTGTCCAACGATAAAATTTATGTAATTGGTGGTCGAACGGTTGATTTTCATAATACCAATGCTGTTGAAATTTATGATCCAGTTCAAAATGAGTGGTCATTGGGGCCAACTATGAAAGAGAGCTTGTATAATTTTGGGATTGCCTCTTTTGGGGACAAGATTTTTATATTTGGTGGGGTTGATGAGAGTGGAAAAATTCTTGATACCCTTTACATATTGAACACCAGGATTAACTCTTGGAGTAAAGGGACTCATTTGCCGACACCAAGAGAAAATTGCCAAGCTCTTCTTGTTGGAGAAAAGGTCTATATAATTGGTGGATATAATGATGATGTAGGACATTTAGCTTCGGTAGATGTTTATGATATTGAGAGTGAGACTTGGGATTCGCTTTCTCCAATGAATACTCCTCGCTGGGGTTTTGGAGCGGCTACGGTAGATGGCACAATTTTTGTTTTTGGTGGAGGACAGGATTTTGGCGAAAGATCGACATTTGTAAAAACTTATGAAAAGTTATTGGTTGAAGAATTAAAACCCCCCCAAATAGATGATTTTTTACCGCTCTCAATAGAAATTGTTGCACCCCTTTCTGGCACAGTCGTTTCATCTTCGAAAATAATTTTAGTTGCCGATCTGAAAGGAAATCTCGAAAGAGTTTATTTGAATGGTAAGAGAGTTTTAAAACAAGATATTAGATGGTTAGCTGATGGGGTTTACCAACTACGTGTCGAGTTGCCATTGAATAGAGGGAAAAATATAATATCGATCGAAGCTTATGATCCGGAAGAAAATAGTGTTCGCCAAGATATTGAAATTTTACGGAAATAATTAACGATAAAGATTTTACTGCCAATAAATATGGTATAAGTGATTGGTTAAATAAATAAGATATTTTTGAGTTATTTTATTCTGAAAATAAAACTCGAAGTCTCAACGCTCAAGTGAAGACTTTTATTATTAATTTCATCATTTCTTGATCGTCTAAGAGACGGAAGGACAAAAAATAAAATAAAGGTTCATTGATACGGGAAAAGGAATAAAAATTGAAAATTTTTTTATCTATCCTGAAAACCTACGGGTATGATAAATCAAGCCACTACCAAAGAATTAAAAATTTAGGGGCACAATGTATTGTGCCCATTCTTTTGTTAATGTAACGATCTACCATGTGGCATACCGAATCTTGGGCTTTCATCATCATCTGGTGCTGCTAGGAAGCATGAAGGTCTATTCTGAAAATACCGAAATGAGTAAATAATGATCAAAAAAAAATAAGAAATGCACACCCCCCTGAATCCCCCCTCAATGGGGGAATGAATTTAACAATTCCCCTCCTTGGAGGGGTGCCGTTTTACGGCGGGGAGGGTGCCTTTAATCGGTCATCTTTTGATTTTTTTTAAAAAAATTGCTAAATGAGATTGCCACGTCGCTAAACCAAAGGACGGTTGGGCTCCTCGCAATGACGGATTTAAAACGAGTATAATAAATCAAGCCCCTTCAAGGGAATTTTAAAATGTAGGACGCAATGTATTACGCCTAATTATTATAGCGACATACCATGGCATGTCGAATCTTGGATTTTCATCTTCACCTGGTACTTCTAAGCAGCATGAGGGTCTATCCTTTTAATACAATAAACAGAAAACAGCTAACAATAAAGAATGACATCATTCTTAACTAATCTTTATTCCTAATTTCTTAATGGTATAATGAATAAAAACGCTCAATTAGGTATTTTCTGCACCAAAGATAACTAAGGAGGAAGGAAGTTTATGAAAAATTTCCAGTTGGTGTTCCTTTTTATTTTTTTAACTACGAACTTTTTACTTATTGGACCAATTGCTTTTAGTCAGAATCAATCGACAACCAGTCAATCCTTTGAAATCGAAGTAATTGAAGTACCCGAAGTATTGGTATTTTCTGTGAAAAAGGAAATCCAAGACTTTTCCCAGGAATTACCACAACTCATACATAATTCTGTTGTTGAACTAACCAAAATGGGGGGGAAGCCCGCCGGACCGCTAATTGTCCTTTATTATTTAGAAAATGTGGATTTTAAACAACCTTTAGGAAAGATCTTAACCGAGGTCGCTTGGCCAGTGGACAATGCCCAATATTCCAATAACCAATTCCCAAAAATTAAAGCGGCACGAATCATGTTCAAAGGTCCTTATCAAGGCATGAATGCTGTTTACCAGTCAATTCATTCCTGGTTAGTTCAAAATCATTATAAAATTGTTTATCCTACTCGAGAAATCTATCATAATGATCCTACTACGACACCAATTGAGGAGTTACTTACCGAAATTCTTATACCCGTAGAAGAATTAAAAGAATAAGAACAAACAACGATCTCTTGACGAGGTTTACAAAAAATCCTCCCCTTGATAAAGGG is part of the Candidatus Atribacteria bacterium ADurb.Bin276 genome and harbors:
- the nanM gene encoding N-acetylneuraminate epimerase; protein product: MKMKLWLLMLLVFFFTVFSFYVLASEKWIQIGTIPLNGRVNFKAIELNGKIYLLGGVSSEKGTTNLVDVYNPKNNAWMPVNPMKEKKTNFAASAYQGKIYVIGGYREDGRFFMNTVEIYNPENNTWSKGKPLPSRRGWMESAVSNDKIYVIGGRTVDFHNTNAVEIYDPVQNEWSLGPTMKESLYNFGIASFGDKIFIFGGVDESGKILDTLYILNTRINSWSKGTHLPTPRENCQALLVGEKVYIIGGYNDDVGHLASVDVYDIESETWDSLSPMNTPRWGFGAATVDGTIFVFGGGQDFGERSTFVKTYEKLLVEELKPPQIDDFLPLSIEIVAPLSGTVVSSSKIILVADLKGNLERVYLNGKRVLKQDIRWLADGVYQLRVELPLNRGKNIISIEAYDPEENSVRQDIEILRK
- a CDS encoding Bacterial transcription activator, effector binding domain; the encoded protein is MKNFQLVFLFIFLTTNFLLIGPIAFSQNQSTTSQSFEIEVIEVPEVLVFSVKKEIQDFSQELPQLIHNSVVELTKMGGKPAGPLIVLYYLENVDFKQPLGKILTEVAWPVDNAQYSNNQFPKIKAARIMFKGPYQGMNAVYQSIHSWLVQNHYKIVYPTREIYHNDPTTTPIEELLTEILIPVEELKE